The sequence below is a genomic window from Microbacterium sp. cx-55.
CCGGCGGAAGATGCCGCGGACGTGCTCGCGAAGATCGCCGAGCTCGGAGACGCCGACCGGGCGCTCGCGGAGCGCGTGCACGACATCATCGCGAAGGCCGCGCCCTCGCTCGCGCCGAAGCTCTGGTATGGAATGCCCGCTTACGCGAGGGACGGCAAGGTCGTGTGCTTCTTCCAGGGTGCCGACAAGTTCAAGAGCCGATACTCCACGCTCGGGTTCAACGACGCCGCGAACCTC
It includes:
- a CDS encoding iron chaperone, with translation MAANDDTAGGFTAEEKAAMKDRAAEARKAKARKGKQSPAEDAADVLAKIAELGDADRALAERVHDIIAKAAPSLAPKLWYGMPAYARDGKVVCFFQGADKFKSRYSTLGFNDAANLDDGAMWPTAFALTDAASIDEQAIAALVARAVG